From a single Rhinolophus ferrumequinum isolate MPI-CBG mRhiFer1 chromosome 15, mRhiFer1_v1.p, whole genome shotgun sequence genomic region:
- the SALL1 gene encoding sal-like protein 1 produces the protein MSRRKQAKPQHFQSDPEVASLPRRDGDTEKGQPNRITKNKDAHVCGRCCAEFFELSDLLLHKKNCTKNQLVLIVNESPVSPPKTSPSSPPGNPDEQMNDTVNKADQVDCSDLSEHHGLDRDESMEVEAPAANKGGSGPLSGSSGSATPSCTSSSSTGTSAITTSLPQLGDLTTLGNFSVINSNVIIENLQSTKVAVAQFSQEARCTGASGGKLAVPALMEQLLALQQQQIHQLQLIEQIRHQILLLASQNADLPTSSSPSQGTLRTSANPLSTLSSHLSQQLAAAAGLAQSLASQSASISGVKQLPPVQLPQSSSGNTILPSNSGSSPNVNILAAAVTTPSSEKVASSAGASHASNPAVSAASSPAFAISSLLSPASNPLLPQPAPASSVFPSPLPNIGTTAEDLNSLSALAQQRKSKPPNVTAFEAKSTSDEAFFKHKCRFCAKVFGSDSALQIHLRSHTGERPFKCNICGNRFSTKGNLKVHFQRHKEKYPHIQMNPYPVPEHLDNIPTSTGIPYGMSIPPEKPVTSWLDTKPVLPTLTTSVGLPLPPTLPSLTPFIKTEEPAPIPISHSAASPPGSVKSDSGAPEPATRNLGGLPEEVEGSTVPPSGGKSEESSMAASSVQAASNSALSSPALDCAPGGATTFTNPLLPLMSEQFKAKFPFGGLLDSAQASETSKLQQLVENIDKKATDPNECIICHRVLSCQSALKMHYRTHTGERPFKCKICGRAFTTKGNLKTHYSVHRAMPPLRVQHSCPICQKKFTNAVVLQQHIRMHMGGQIPNTPVPDSYPESMESDTGSFDEKNFDDLDNFSDENMEDCPEGSIPDTPKSADASQDSLSSSPLPLEMSSIAALENQMKMINAGLAEQLQASLKSVENGSVEGDVLTNDSSSVGGDMESQSAGSPAISESTSSMQALSPSNSTQEFHKSPGVEEKPQRAAVPGEFTNGLSPTPVNGGALDLTSSHTEKIIKEDSLGILFPFRDRGKFKNTACDICGKTFACQSALDIHYRSHTKERPFICTVCNRGFSTKGNLKQHMLTHQMRDLPSQLFEPSSNLGPNQNSAVIPANSLSSLIKTEVNGFVHVPPQDSKDPPASHVPSGPLSSSATSPVLLPALPRRTPKQHYCNTCGKTFSSSSALQIHERTHTGEKPFACTICGRAFTTKGNLKVHMGTHMWNSTPARRGRRLSVDGPMTFLGGNPIKFPEMFQKDLAARSGSGDPSSFWNQYAAALSNGLAMKANEISVIQNGGIPPIPGSLASGSSSPISGLTGNLEKLQNSEPSAPLAGLEKMASSENGTNFRFTRFVEDSKEIVTS, from the exons ATGTCGCGGAGGAAGCAAGCGAAGCCTCAACATTTCCAATCCGACCCCGAAGTGGCCTCGCTCCCCCGGCGAGATG GAGACACAGAGAAGGGACAACCAAATCGCATCACTAAGAACAAGGACGCCCATGTCTGTGGCCGGTGCTGTGCCGAGTTCTTTGAATTATCAGATCTTCTGCTCCACAAGAAGAACTGTACTAAAAATCAATTAGTTTTAATCGTCAATGAAAGTCCGGTCTCCCCACCCAAAacctcccccagctcccctcccgGTAACCccgatgaacaaatgaatgacacGGTTAACAAAGCAGATCAAGTAGACTGCAGCGACCTTTCAGAACACCACGGACTTGACAGGGACGAGTCCATGGAGGTGGAGGCCCCGGCAGCTAACAAAGGCGGCAGTGGCCCTCTGAGTGGCAGCAGCGGCAGTGCCACCCCCAGCTGTACCAGCAGCTCGTCCACAGGTACCTCAGCGATCACAACGTCTCTACCTCAACTCGGGGACCTGACAACACTGGGCAACTTCTCCGTGATCAACAGCAACGTCATCATCGAGAACCTCCAGAGCACCAAGGTGGCCGTGGCCCAGTTCTCCCAGGAGGCGAGGTGCACTGGGGCCTCCGGAGGCAAGCTGGCTGTGCCGGCCCTCATGGAGCAGCTCCTAGctctgcagcagcagcagattcACCAGCTGCAGCTGATCGAACAGATTCGTCACCAAATATTGCTGTTGGCTTCTCAGAATGCAGACTTGCCAACATCTTCTAGTCCTTCTCAAGGTACTTTACGAACATCTGCCAACCCCTTGTCCACACTGAGTTCCCATTTATCTCAGCAGCTGGCGGCAGCAGCTGGATTAGCACAGAGCCTCGCCAGCCAATCTGCCAGCATCAGCGGCGTGAAGCAGTTACCCCCAGTCCAGCTACCTCAGAGCAGTTCTGGCAACACCATCCTTCCATCTAACAGCGGCTCTTCTCCCAACGTGAACATTTTGGCGGCGGCAGTTACCACCCCGTCCTCGGAAAAAGTGGCTTCAAGCGCTGGTGCCTCCCATGCCAGCAACCCAGCGGTCTCGGCAGCGTCCTCACCAGCTTTCGCAATAAGCAGCTTACTAAGTCCTGCGTCTAATCCACTTCTACCTCAGCCGGCCCCTGCTAGCTCGGTGTTCCCCAGCCCTTTGCCCAACATCGGAACGACTGCAGAGGATCTGAACTCCTTGTCTGCCTTGGCCCAGCAAAGAAAAAGCAAGCCACCAAATGTCACTGCCTTCGAAGCGAAAAGTACTTCGGACGAGGCGTTCTTCAAACACAAGTGCAGGTTCTGCGCGAAGGTCTTTGGGAGCGACAGTGCCTTGCAGATCCACCTGCGTTCCCACACTGGGGAGCGGCCTTTCAAATGCAACATCTGCGGGAACCGCTTCTCCACCAAGGGGAACCTCAAAGTCCACTTCCAGCGCCACAAAGAGAAATACCCTCATATCCAGATGAACCCCTACCCCGTGCCTGAGCATCTGGACAATATTCCCACCAGTACTGGCATCCCTTATGGCATGTCCATTCCTCCAGAAAAGCCAGTCACCAGCTGGCTGGACACCAAACCGGTcctgcccactctcaccacttcagTCGGCCTGCCCTTGCCCCCTACCCTCCCGAGCCTCACTCCCTTCATCAAGACCGAAGAGCCAGCTCCCATCCCCATCAGCCATTCTGCTGCCAGCCCCCCGGGCTCTGTCAAAAGTGACTCTGGGGCCCCCGAGCCTGCCACAAGAAACCTGGGTGGGCTTCCGGAGGAAGTGGAAGGGTCCACTGTGCCACCCTCTGGTGGCAAAAGCGAAGAGAGCAGCATGGCTGCCAGCTCGGTCCAGGCAGCGAGCAACAGTGCTCTGAGCTCCCCGGCACTGGACTGTGCCCCGGGCGGTGCCACCACTTTCACCAACCCTTTGTTGCCGCTTATGTCCGAGCAGTTCAAGGCGAAGTTTCCTTTTGGGGGACTCTTGGACTCAGCCCAGGCATCAGAGACGTCCAAGCTTCAGCAACTGGTAGAAAACATTGACAAGAAGGCCACTGACCCCAATGAGTGTATCATCTGCCACCGGGTCCTCAGTTGTCAGAGCGCCTTGAAGATGCACTACCGGACACATACCGGGGAGAGGCCCTTTAAGTGTAAAATCTGTGGCCGGGCTTTCACCACGAAAGGGAATCTAAAAACCCACTACAGTGTCCACCGTGCGATGCCCCCGCTGAGAGTCCAGCACTCCTGCCCCATCTGCCAGAAGAAGTTCACAAATGCCGTCGTCCTGCAACAGCACATTCGCATGCATATGGGGGGCCAGATCCCCAACACCCCCGTCCCTGACAGCTACCCTGAGTCCATGGAGTCTGACACAGGCTCCTTTGATGAGAAAAATTTTGATGACCTAGACAATTTCTCCGACGAAAACATGGAGGACTGTCCTGAGGGCAGTATCCCCGATACGCCCAAGTCCGCAGACGCATCCCAGGACAGCTTATCTTCTTCACCTTTGCCCCTGGAGATGTCAAGCATCGCTGCTTTGGAAAATCAGATGAAGATGATCAATGCCGGCCTGGCCGAGCAGCTGCAGGCCAGTCTGAAGTCGGTGGAGAACGGGTCCGTCGAGGGGGACGTCCTGACCAACGACTCATCCTCGGTGGGTGGTGACATGGAGAGCCAAAGTGCTGGCAGCCCAGCCATCTCAGAGTCTACCTCTTCCATGCAGGCTCTGTCCCCATCCAACAGCACCCAGGAATTCCACAAGTCACCCGGCGTGGAAGAGAAGCCACAGAGAGCAGCAGTACCGGGTGAATTCACCAATGGTTTGTCTCCCACCCCTGTGAATGGCGGGGCTTTGGATCTGACATCGAGTCACACAGAGAAAATCATCAAAGAAGATTCTTTGGGGATCCTCTTCCCTTTCAGAGACCGgggtaaatttaaaaacactgctTGCGACATTTGTGGCAAAACCTTTGCTTGTCAGAGTGCCTTGGACATTCACTATAGAAGTCATACCAAAGAGAGACCATTTATTTGCACAGTTTGCAATCGTGGCTTTTCCACAAAGGGTAATTTGAAGCAGCACATGTTGACACATCAGATGCGCGATCTACCATCACAGCTCTTTGAGCCCAGTTCCAACCTTGGCCCCAATCAGAACTCGGCGGTGATTCCCGCCAACTCCTTGTCATCTCTCATCAAAACCGAGGTCAATGGCTTTGTGCATGTCCCTCCTCAGGACAGTAAGGACCCCCCCGCCAGTCACGTCCCTTCTGGGCCTCTGTCATCCTCTGCCACATCCCCAGTTCTGCTGCCAGCTCTGCCCAGGAGAACTCCCAAACAGCACTACTGCAACACGTGTGGCAAAACCTTCTCCTCGTCGAGTGCCCTGCAGATCCACGAgagaactcacactggagagaaaccctttgCTTGCACTATTTGTGGAAGAGCTTTCACAACAAAAGGCAATCTTAAG gtACACATGGGCACTCACATGTGGAACAGCACGCCCGCACGGCGGGGCCGGCGGCTCTCAGTGGACGGCCCCATGACATTTCTAGGAGGCAATCCCATCAAGTTCCCAGAAATGTTCCAGAAGGATTTGGCGGCAAGGTCAGGAAGCGGGGATCCTTCCAGTTTCTGGAATCAGTATGCAGCGGCGCTCTCCAACGGGCTGGCGATGAAGGCCAATGAGATCTCCGTCATTCAGAATGGTGGCATCCCTCCAATTCCTGGAAGCCTGGCCAGTGGCAGCAGCTCACCTATTAGTGGGCTGACGGGAAATCTGGAGAAGCTCCAGAACTCGGAGCCCAGCGCTCCTCTGGCCGGCCTGGAGAAAATGGCAAGCAGTGAGAACGGAACCAACTTCCGTTTCACCCGCTTCGTGGAGGACAGCAAAGAGATTGTCACAAGTTAA